The Mesomycoplasma ovipneumoniae genome includes a region encoding these proteins:
- a CDS encoding phospho-furanose lactonase has product MQNTEKFSRTVLGDICPSELGVVDCHDHLIKNYGPEAHEHPDFVMLSSEAAIAESLEFAARGGKTLVTMDPPNVGRDVYRMLEIAQELAGKVHIIMSTGFHKAAFYDKGASWLALVPTDEITKMVVAEITQGMDEYNYSGPVVKRSKAKAGIIKAGTGYGAIDRLELKSLEVAARASIETGAPILVHTQLGTMAYEAAKYLIDFGANPRKIQLSHLNKNPDKYYYAKIIKELGVSLCFDGPDRVKYYTDATLAENIKYLVDLGLQKHITLSLDAGRVLYQKNYGMIKGKMSHGFAYLFDRFIPLLRQVGVSQEAIDDILINNPAEILTFDQPRKFDPSILPEYVLELKKTFKI; this is encoded by the coding sequence ATGCAAAATACGGAAAAATTTTCTAGAACTGTTTTAGGAGATATTTGTCCCTCAGAGTTAGGAGTCGTTGACTGTCATGACCATTTAATTAAAAATTATGGTCCTGAAGCTCACGAACACCCTGATTTTGTGATGCTTTCAAGCGAAGCTGCAATTGCCGAATCGCTCGAATTTGCAGCTCGTGGCGGGAAAACATTGGTAACAATGGACCCGCCAAATGTTGGTAGAGATGTTTATCGCATGCTCGAAATCGCCCAGGAATTAGCTGGTAAAGTGCATATTATTATGTCCACCGGTTTTCACAAGGCCGCTTTTTATGACAAAGGCGCTTCTTGACTCGCGCTTGTTCCAACTGATGAAATTACCAAAATGGTTGTTGCCGAAATAACCCAAGGAATGGATGAGTATAATTATTCTGGCCCAGTTGTTAAACGTTCAAAGGCAAAAGCGGGAATAATTAAAGCCGGAACAGGTTATGGTGCAATTGATCGTCTTGAGTTAAAATCACTCGAGGTTGCCGCAAGAGCCTCAATTGAAACCGGTGCGCCAATTTTGGTTCACACCCAACTAGGAACAATGGCTTATGAGGCTGCTAAATATTTAATTGATTTTGGTGCTAATCCGCGTAAAATTCAACTTTCACACTTAAATAAAAATCCTGACAAGTATTATTATGCAAAAATAATAAAGGAATTAGGTGTAAGTTTGTGTTTTGATGGCCCTGATCGCGTTAAGTATTATACTGATGCAACTCTTGCTGAAAACATTAAATATCTAGTTGATCTTGGACTCCAAAAGCATATTACTTTATCACTTGATGCAGGCCGGGTTTTATATCAGAAAAACTACGGAATGATAAAAGGGAAAATGAGCCATGGATTTGCTTATCTTTTTGATCGGTTTATTCCACTTTTAAGACAAGTTGGCGTTAGTCAAGAAGCAATTGATGATATTCTGATTAACAATCCAGCCGAAATATTGACCTTTGATCAGCCGCGAAAATTTGATCCGTCAATTCTTCCTGAGTACGTATTAGAACTCAAAAAAACCTTTAAAATCTAG
- a CDS encoding P68 family surface lipoprotein codes for MNFKKFFKPLLLLSPSLFLIASACGVSENTIDPKTQVVMTTSQGPFWPLIFGLNVYGKNQKGLIPYYNQKFKDDPDFAPVRLVLDFESKAKTQKETTENIKKLLDTNSDQLPSIVLGDSSTASVLQERNRLLEITSDKLKPGIFTDQIVGKYNSFNFGENKFYNIPFNVNDVDALGFNLDNLRIIFDLVKKGGGKVDESAEIYKKAQESAQKGNSTPENSFFSNLEVKSAEIFKDLNVNYDTFSNIEEALEFSTKFIDGVKLKADAKIDENTENASIFDIDYSGLVFHKNIISKSGKKFWEAKGKDLTFNIATDTSLQDEFKKTYEKFTKTNKKIEQKVGQKTKILQAFQFKNFKKKDSIGEWGSHDILQYRTVFGYVPGVGIKQSIDTATTRSLFAKSNSELAKGFATFNDVFTTNQPLKSRKDSQFFVYNSGGSSLIPIKTDTEKINKAAIKFLEWLFTGQNDIDKPGTMVDNADYLMENTGYFLPTKAVVTQEKLEQVKKKYKEYYDKIVEFESNNKKSIELVGEDAKKIDWSLYEKMANLRSVIISMESMLNAFKEDASKVKILSDNGNFKEAKISATITDSLIESTKFENSKAETPEKLLTLINQ; via the coding sequence ATGAATTTTAAAAAATTTTTTAAACCTTTATTACTTCTCTCTCCAAGTCTTTTCTTAATTGCGAGTGCTTGTGGAGTAAGTGAGAATACAATTGATCCAAAAACTCAAGTTGTTATGACAACAAGTCAAGGTCCTTTTTGACCATTAATTTTTGGACTTAATGTTTATGGTAAAAATCAAAAAGGATTAATCCCTTATTACAACCAAAAGTTTAAAGATGATCCTGATTTTGCGCCAGTTAGACTTGTTTTGGATTTTGAGTCAAAAGCAAAAACTCAAAAAGAAACAACCGAAAACATTAAAAAATTACTGGACACAAATTCAGATCAACTTCCATCAATTGTTTTAGGGGATTCTTCAACTGCGAGTGTTTTACAAGAACGTAATCGACTTTTAGAAATAACAAGTGATAAATTGAAGCCAGGAATATTCACTGATCAAATTGTAGGAAAATACAATTCATTTAATTTTGGCGAAAATAAGTTTTATAACATTCCTTTTAACGTAAATGATGTTGATGCACTTGGATTTAACCTTGATAATTTACGGATTATTTTTGACTTAGTAAAAAAAGGTGGCGGAAAAGTTGATGAGTCAGCCGAAATTTACAAAAAAGCACAAGAATCAGCTCAAAAAGGAAACTCGACTCCTGAAAACAGTTTTTTTAGCAATCTTGAAGTAAAATCTGCCGAAATTTTCAAAGATTTGAACGTAAATTATGATACTTTTTCAAATATTGAAGAAGCACTTGAGTTTTCAACTAAATTTATTGATGGTGTAAAATTAAAAGCTGATGCAAAAATTGATGAAAATACAGAAAATGCGTCTATTTTTGATATTGACTATTCAGGTCTAGTTTTCCACAAAAATATTATTTCAAAATCAGGTAAAAAATTCTGAGAAGCAAAAGGTAAAGATTTAACTTTTAATATTGCGACAGATACATCCTTGCAAGATGAATTTAAAAAAACTTACGAAAAATTTACAAAAACTAACAAAAAAATCGAACAAAAAGTAGGTCAAAAAACCAAGATTTTGCAAGCATTTCAGTTTAAAAATTTTAAGAAAAAAGACAGCATTGGTGAATGAGGAAGTCATGATATTCTTCAATATCGTACCGTTTTTGGCTATGTTCCTGGAGTTGGGATTAAGCAATCAATTGACACAGCAACAACCCGTAGCTTATTCGCAAAAAGCAACTCTGAACTTGCCAAAGGTTTTGCAACATTTAATGACGTATTCACAACAAACCAACCATTAAAGTCACGCAAAGATTCTCAATTTTTTGTCTATAACTCAGGTGGATCATCCCTAATCCCAATTAAAACTGACACAGAAAAAATTAATAAAGCAGCAATTAAATTTTTAGAATGACTCTTTACTGGTCAAAATGATATTGACAAACCCGGAACAATGGTCGATAATGCTGATTATTTAATGGAAAATACTGGTTATTTCCTTCCTACAAAAGCGGTTGTAACTCAAGAAAAATTGGAACAAGTAAAGAAAAAATATAAAGAATACTATGATAAAATTGTTGAATTTGAATCTAATAACAAAAAAAGTATTGAACTAGTTGGTGAAGATGCCAAAAAAATCGACTGAAGTTTGTATGAAAAAATGGCAAATCTCAGATCAGTTATAATTTCAATGGAATCAATGCTTAATGCTTTTAAAGAAGATGCATCCAAAGTTAAAATTCTAAGTGATAATGGTAATTTTAAAGAAGCAAAAATTTCGGCAACAATTACAGATTCACTAATTGAATCAACAAAATTCGAAAATAGTAAAGCCGAAACTCCTGAAAAATTACTAACATTAATTAATCAATAA
- a CDS encoding ABC transporter ATP-binding protein, translated as MNHLTIAISIKNLIFSYDKKAFLKINELKIPANNIITILGPSGAGKSTFLNILAGFLPVKTGIEYHEKFKNFGYIMQKNNLYEEISVKKNLWISAKNSPEWASKVWKLSWENFKKDKNSQDFSDSIGNLLSNKSTLGLEKVIKKFKFYFYILKNIKFYIFFLKFRKKYFEKEVLNVLKALEIDDIFLKKAKNISGGQQQRVAFAKSIIKGDNLVLMDEPFSSLDAKIKESTIKLLLKIKQEFNMTIVLVTHDQTDAMKISDKIILLNKGEILQYSNPEELFENPQSIFAAKFIGMPEINFIEKQGEIEYYIRSKYIKISSTSKPTNGKVFYKKNIADNFYYQIHDTEKNIDLEIISPVDIQGQNVKIEYNKDKIFAFDKGGNRVNG; from the coding sequence ATGAACCACTTAACAATTGCTATAAGTATTAAAAACCTTATATTTTCGTATGATAAAAAGGCTTTTCTTAAAATTAATGAGCTTAAAATACCAGCAAATAATATTATTACAATTTTGGGACCGTCAGGTGCAGGGAAGTCCACTTTCCTTAATATTTTAGCGGGTTTTTTGCCAGTAAAGACAGGTATTGAATACCATGAAAAATTCAAAAACTTTGGCTATATAATGCAAAAAAACAACTTATATGAAGAAATTTCGGTAAAGAAAAATCTTTGGATTAGTGCTAAAAATTCGCCTGAATGAGCCTCGAAAGTATGAAAATTGAGCTGGGAAAATTTCAAAAAAGATAAAAATAGTCAAGATTTTAGCGACTCTATTGGAAATTTGCTTTCAAACAAATCTACTTTAGGCTTAGAAAAGGTTATAAAAAAATTCAAATTTTATTTTTATATATTGAAAAATATAAAATTTTATATTTTTTTCCTGAAATTTAGAAAAAAATATTTCGAAAAAGAAGTCCTAAATGTGCTAAAAGCCTTAGAAATTGACGACATTTTTTTAAAAAAAGCCAAAAATATTAGTGGGGGCCAACAACAACGCGTGGCTTTTGCCAAATCAATTATAAAAGGGGATAATTTAGTTTTAATGGATGAACCTTTTTCATCACTTGATGCAAAAATTAAGGAATCAACTATTAAATTATTACTTAAAATCAAACAAGAATTTAACATGACAATCGTTTTAGTAACTCACGACCAAACTGATGCAATGAAAATTAGTGACAAAATTATTCTTTTAAATAAAGGAGAAATTTTGCAATACTCAAATCCAGAAGAACTTTTTGAAAATCCCCAGTCTATTTTTGCCGCTAAATTTATTGGAATGCCAGAAATAAATTTTATTGAAAAACAAGGAGAAATTGAATATTATATCCGTTCTAAATACATTAAAATTTCATCAACATCTAAGCCAACAAATGGAAAAGTTTTTTATAAAAAAAATATTGCAGATAATTTTTATTACCAAATTCATGATACTGAAAAAAATATTGACCTTGAAATTATAAGTCCTGTTGATATTCAAGGCCAAAATGTAAAAATAGAATATAATAAGGATAAAATTTTTGCTTTTGATAAAGGTGGAAACCGTGTTAATGGTTAA
- a CDS encoding carbohydrate ABC transporter permease: protein MVNKESIKTVFFHKNTKAILLIGPLFIFLFIFSVYPILDSLFNSFNVGSGQNTHLGFDNFRQLFAKSNFNDALRNSTLLFFISSPIALFLGFVVAILLSKLKSKFLRMLIITGLYSQFFISSFAIGTAFSFLFGQKNVFAKMLNLNFSFVGGDNKIDLIWLYLIYQLWRAIPFNSVLFFFAISSIHTKYQKNLQIDRINLKDKIFNLYLKEIGNQFLVIAYTNFIFATMLYPNVITGDINLDLNRGHTLASYILSSSDNSGLQSAVSLMTFFYLIAVFSTFIIFRPKTWKKMLKLIKNKRGKNVIKI, encoded by the coding sequence ATGGTTAATAAAGAGTCCATAAAAACAGTTTTTTTCCACAAAAATACAAAAGCAATCTTACTTATAGGTCCACTATTTATTTTTCTTTTTATTTTTTCAGTCTACCCGATTCTGGATTCCTTATTTAACTCTTTTAATGTTGGATCTGGCCAAAACACACATTTAGGATTTGACAATTTTAGACAATTATTTGCAAAATCAAATTTTAATGATGCACTAAGAAACAGCACTTTATTATTTTTTATTAGCTCACCGATTGCACTTTTTCTAGGATTTGTTGTTGCAATTTTGCTCTCAAAACTCAAGAGTAAATTTCTTAGAATGTTAATAATAACCGGACTTTATTCCCAGTTTTTTATTTCATCTTTTGCAATTGGGACTGCTTTTTCTTTTCTTTTTGGTCAAAAAAATGTTTTTGCAAAAATGCTCAATCTAAATTTTTCATTTGTCGGTGGTGACAATAAAATTGATTTAATTTGACTATATTTAATTTATCAGCTCTGAAGAGCAATCCCTTTTAATTCAGTGCTTTTCTTTTTTGCAATTTCGAGCATTCATACAAAATATCAAAAAAACTTACAAATTGACAGAATTAACCTTAAAGACAAGATTTTCAACCTTTATCTTAAAGAAATTGGCAATCAATTTTTAGTTATCGCCTACACAAACTTCATTTTTGCAACAATGTTATACCCAAATGTTATTACGGGCGACATAAATTTGGATCTAAATAGAGGCCACACTCTTGCTTCATATATTTTATCTTCAAGTGATAATTCTGGACTGCAATCTGCCGTGAGTTTAATGACATTCTTTTATCTTATAGCAGTTTTTTCAACCTTTATTATTTTTAGACCAAAAACATGGAAAAAAATGTTAAAACTTATTAAAAATAAAAGGGGTAAAAATGTCATTAAAATTTAA
- a CDS encoding carbohydrate ABC transporter permease produces MSLKFNLNSFFLQFLLFSFLIIVLIFFLFPLYYLIVNASLPNELQDNPNLTLKIGSNLLENFKNSINDNFWIGITTSIFVIMLINFFRILLYSLASFGLWMAKKRLKLTFISLFVAISFIPEISTYIPLARILNSNQLVTNSPVFALTVNQIFSFFNFFYLYKSINKIDKKQLLLARIDNLSLFSKIKLIIFPKIKISYYLLIIFTTIQAWNDFLWPNYIFSNRSYQTISTWFQYSGQTSLGFLQNIQAAGSLFTIIVPLFSYIIFSKFINNATANNIK; encoded by the coding sequence ATGTCATTAAAATTTAATTTAAATAGTTTTTTTCTACAATTTTTGCTATTTTCCTTTTTAATAATAGTACTTATTTTTTTTCTGTTTCCATTATATTATTTAATTGTAAATGCTTCGCTGCCTAATGAATTGCAAGATAATCCTAATTTGACTTTGAAAATAGGCTCAAATTTACTTGAGAACTTTAAAAATTCCATTAATGATAATTTTTGAATTGGAATTACCACTTCAATTTTTGTGATTATGCTCATTAATTTTTTTAGAATTCTCCTATATTCACTAGCTTCTTTTGGACTTTGAATGGCAAAAAAAAGACTAAAATTAACATTTATTTCTCTTTTTGTGGCAATTTCTTTTATTCCAGAAATTAGCACTTATATTCCCCTGGCAAGAATTTTAAACAGCAATCAATTAGTAACAAATTCGCCAGTTTTTGCACTTACAGTTAACCAGATTTTTTCCTTTTTTAACTTTTTTTATCTTTATAAAAGTATTAACAAAATTGACAAAAAGCAACTTTTACTTGCAAGAATTGATAATTTATCACTGTTTTCAAAGATTAAATTGATAATTTTTCCAAAAATAAAAATTTCCTATTATTTATTAATTATTTTTACAACAATTCAAGCTTGAAACGACTTTTTATGACCAAATTACATTTTTTCAAACCGTTCATACCAGACAATTTCAACTTGATTTCAGTATTCAGGCCAAACTAGCCTTGGATTTTTACAAAACATTCAAGCTGCAGGCTCACTTTTTACAATAATTGTGCCGTTATTTTCTTATATAATTTTTTCCAAATTTATTAATAATGCAACGGCAAACAATATTAAATAG
- a CDS encoding YigZ family protein gives MQKIITKEAVFELEIKKSKFISYSFLVESKEHSEALLIKIQQENKHASHIVYSVCFDLYNCKFSDANEPKGSAGWQIFNILRTKKITNSLIIVVRYMYGSKLGLGLLQNSYKRAAIEVLNLSLVSDFKISYHYLCEIELEKTNWVLQLIKKNGCTIQKKEFGIKLKIEFKCPLKLEENFELNFKEIVK, from the coding sequence ATGCAAAAAATTATCACAAAAGAAGCTGTTTTTGAGCTAGAAATCAAAAAATCTAAATTTATTTCTTATAGTTTCTTAGTAGAATCGAAGGAGCACTCAGAAGCGCTACTGATAAAAATTCAACAAGAAAATAAGCATGCAAGTCATATTGTTTATTCGGTTTGTTTTGATTTATATAATTGTAAATTCAGTGATGCAAACGAGCCAAAAGGTTCGGCAGGATGGCAAATTTTTAACATTTTGAGAACAAAAAAAATTACTAATTCATTAATTATTGTTGTTCGCTACATGTACGGGTCCAAATTAGGGCTAGGTTTATTGCAAAATAGTTACAAAAGAGCGGCAATTGAAGTCTTAAATCTTAGTTTGGTTAGTGATTTTAAAATTTCTTATCACTATTTGTGTGAAATTGAACTGGAAAAAACGAACTGAGTACTTCAATTAATAAAGAAAAACGGATGCACAATCCAAAAAAAAGAATTTGGAATAAAATTAAAAATTGAATTTAAGTGTCCTTTAAAGTTAGAAGAAAATTTTGAGCTAAATTTTAAGGAAATAGTAAAATAA
- a CDS encoding ABC transporter ATP-binding protein — protein MIQIRNITKRLGTKIILNNISFDIPTNKLTFISGQSGVGKTTLLHIIAKIAKADSGQISFFDKNQQVLKNPNVDIFFQDVNLIENISAIDNVRIGTSILGYKFKQDEFSKNANFLNLDQSVFKTKMENLSGGEKQRIAILRSLNRGSEFILFDEPTAALDKENEQIIFEKIKQMSKNHTVVVISHNTEMIHKYADQIIFLQKDKPPIIKINDTNIIEDQNSEQTSETKHKKVAKVVQYKNKLNISPIFVIADISKKLTLSILIIIAFLAAVFSISFAFELNLGTAKVERQQKYTLSLDKNLIEKKSNAAFNQDEIKKISELESINALVANRPTTNINLHYENRKINLRDVDQVEINSFFKNRIENDLVNFEGKFIENAREIILSKSAIDILKIENPIGKTIHLVYDSNKEIEENQNKIELKIVGINNGIKSSVARLDTFNLISFPSFISTQSIKDLENLVKQNTVKENKDQNLQLFKEINSYIPSENAQSSALEPFKIPLKNTKVFPQNNLELITGTFPRKVDEILLSTTAIDSNAKYKLKVGDIIQTNSPLNQTFNLLVVGIFDSPDSELYYHQDAKEFYISFQPANLTAYLTTTDEQNNLDLEAKNAKFDLRITPPSSLIRVITSQSLAIISIVNKVTFAVFIIFVIILISFILVYAKTISESKQRMIGILKSLGGSTLLTLFYHTLNIVLISIVVLILSFVIIFPSMESIHILIVGNDFPAASQENIALILLSSWAGLSAAFILIYVLMSLITYKKTTQQLLK, from the coding sequence ATGATTCAAATTCGTAACATCACAAAACGACTCGGAACAAAAATAATTTTAAATAACATTAGCTTTGATATTCCAACTAATAAATTAACGTTCATTTCTGGTCAATCTGGTGTTGGAAAAACGACGCTTTTGCATATTATTGCCAAGATTGCCAAAGCTGATAGCGGGCAAATTTCCTTTTTTGATAAAAATCAACAAGTTTTAAAAAACCCAAATGTTGACATTTTTTTTCAAGATGTCAATCTTATTGAAAATATTTCAGCTATTGACAATGTTCGAATTGGGACAAGTATTTTAGGTTATAAATTTAAGCAAGATGAATTTAGTAAAAATGCAAATTTTTTAAATCTTGACCAAAGTGTTTTTAAAACAAAAATGGAAAATCTGTCTGGTGGCGAGAAACAAAGAATCGCAATTCTTCGTTCTCTAAATCGGGGTTCAGAATTTATTTTGTTTGATGAGCCAACCGCCGCCCTTGATAAGGAAAATGAGCAAATTATCTTTGAAAAAATTAAGCAAATGTCAAAAAATCACACAGTTGTGGTTATAAGCCATAATACTGAAATGATTCACAAATATGCTGATCAAATAATTTTTTTGCAAAAAGACAAGCCGCCAATTATTAAAATTAATGACACTAATATAATAGAAGACCAAAATTCTGAACAAACTAGCGAAACTAAACATAAAAAAGTTGCAAAAGTAGTTCAATATAAGAATAAATTAAATATTTCGCCGATTTTTGTTATTGCTGATATTAGCAAAAAATTAACGCTTAGTATTTTAATTATAATAGCTTTTTTAGCGGCCGTCTTTTCGATTAGTTTTGCTTTTGAATTAAATCTTGGAACAGCAAAAGTCGAACGGCAGCAAAAATATACACTCTCACTTGACAAAAATTTAATTGAAAAAAAATCAAACGCTGCTTTTAACCAAGATGAAATTAAAAAAATTAGTGAGCTTGAATCAATCAACGCGCTTGTTGCAAATAGGCCAACGACAAATATAAACTTGCACTATGAAAATCGAAAAATTAATCTTAGAGATGTTGATCAAGTTGAAATTAATAGCTTTTTCAAAAACAGAATCGAAAATGATCTTGTTAATTTTGAAGGAAAATTCATTGAAAATGCTCGGGAAATTATCCTTTCAAAATCAGCAATTGACATACTTAAAATTGAAAATCCAATAGGAAAAACAATTCATTTGGTTTATGATTCTAATAAAGAAATTGAGGAAAATCAAAATAAAATTGAACTAAAAATTGTCGGAATTAATAATGGAATTAAAAGTTCCGTTGCCAGATTAGATACTTTTAATTTAATTAGTTTTCCATCTTTTATTAGCACTCAATCAATTAAAGATCTTGAAAATTTAGTTAAGCAAAATACAGTTAAAGAAAACAAAGACCAAAATCTTCAACTTTTTAAGGAAATTAACTCCTATATTCCTAGCGAAAATGCCCAAAGCTCCGCGCTTGAACCGTTTAAAATTCCGCTAAAAAATACAAAAGTTTTCCCGCAAAACAATCTAGAATTAATAACTGGAACATTTCCAAGAAAAGTCGATGAAATTCTACTTTCAACAACAGCAATTGATTCAAATGCTAAATATAAATTAAAAGTTGGCGATATAATTCAAACAAACTCACCTTTAAATCAAACATTTAATTTACTTGTTGTTGGAATTTTTGACTCGCCAGATTCAGAATTATATTATCACCAAGATGCCAAAGAATTTTATATCAGTTTCCAACCAGCCAATCTTACTGCTTATTTAACAACAACTGACGAACAAAATAATCTTGATTTAGAGGCAAAAAATGCTAAATTTGACCTTAGAATTACTCCACCTTCAAGCTTAATTCGTGTGATAACTAGCCAGTCTTTAGCGATTATTTCGATAGTTAACAAAGTTACTTTTGCAGTGTTTATAATTTTTGTTATTATATTAATTTCATTCATTTTAGTTTATGCCAAAACGATTTCTGAATCAAAACAGAGAATGATTGGAATTCTAAAATCGCTTGGTGGTTCGACTTTATTAACACTTTTTTATCATACTTTAAATATTGTTTTGATATCGATTGTTGTTCTAATTTTAAGTTTTGTAATTATTTTTCCGTCAATGGAATCGATTCATATTTTAATAGTTGGTAATGATTTTCCCGCTGCTTCTCAAGAAAATATAGCACTCATTTTACTATCGTCCTGAGCCGGACTTTCAGCTGCATTTATTCTAATTTATGTTTTAATGTCCTTAATTACTTACAAAAAGACCACTCAACAGTTATTAAAATAA
- a CDS encoding thermonuclease family protein, producing MPLFSLTSCYDYLSEIISEKTVPTDGLNPIKKLPIFSKNSRVKQGLTYTTFIKSVYDGDTFTDKNGMRFRIFGIDTPELELSRPNRLINVKTMKFHGLIAKKRLEQLILNRWISFEVVGHDPYERIIVVLKNEKGEIINIKMIREGLAIHRYAQYQNPKKTYYYPEYKSLIDQILKAQKFAKKSKFMLWKEDISTIYGLKKLKK from the coding sequence TTGCCACTTTTTTCGCTTACAAGTTGTTATGATTATCTTTCAGAAATTATTTCAGAAAAAACAGTTCCAACTGATGGCTTAAATCCAATAAAAAAACTGCCTATTTTTTCTAAAAATTCACGAGTTAAACAAGGTTTAACTTATACAACATTTATAAAAAGTGTTTATGACGGTGACACTTTTACTGATAAAAACGGTATGCGTTTTCGGATTTTTGGGATTGACACTCCTGAACTTGAACTTAGCCGTCCAAATCGTTTGATTAACGTAAAAACCATGAAATTTCACGGTTTAATAGCCAAAAAACGTCTAGAACAGCTAATTTTAAATCGCTGAATTTCATTTGAAGTTGTTGGCCATGACCCGTATGAGCGGATTATTGTTGTTCTAAAAAACGAAAAGGGTGAGATCATTAATATCAAAATGATTAGGGAAGGTCTTGCAATTCATCGTTATGCTCAATATCAAAATCCTAAAAAAACTTATTATTATCCTGAATATAAAAGTTTAATTGACCAAATTTTAAAAGCCCAAAAATTTGCCAAAAAAAGTAAATTTATGCTTTGAAAAGAAGATATTTCAACAATTTATGGCCTTAAAAAGTTAAAGAAATAA
- the smpB gene encoding SsrA-binding protein SmpB — MKILIENKRAYFDYEIISKFTAGIVLEGWEVKSVQAKNISLVGSFCYFKGLELYLSNATISAYKGSRGQTDRSRKLLLHKHELKKIFKEKVTQKLTIIPLFVCLKNRRIKIEIALAKGKTKVDKRNAIKERDQKREAQKFLKNYY, encoded by the coding sequence ATGAAAATTTTAATTGAAAATAAGAGAGCTTATTTTGACTACGAAATAATTAGCAAATTTACAGCGGGAATTGTCTTAGAAGGATGAGAAGTTAAATCTGTTCAGGCAAAAAACATATCGCTTGTAGGTTCTTTTTGTTATTTTAAGGGTTTAGAACTTTATTTGTCAAATGCAACAATTAGTGCTTATAAAGGATCCCGAGGTCAAACTGATCGCTCAAGAAAACTTTTATTGCACAAACATGAGCTAAAAAAAATTTTTAAAGAAAAAGTTACACAAAAATTAACAATTATTCCACTTTTTGTCTGTCTAAAAAACCGTAGAATCAAAATCGAAATTGCACTTGCAAAAGGGAAAACTAAGGTTGATAAAAGAAACGCCATAAAAGAACGAGATCAAAAAAGGGAGGCACAAAAATTTTTAAAAAATTACTATTAG